The Gracilibacillus caseinilyticus genome segment CAACACTGATCCATATGTACTAGTTTCATCTTTTTTGGTAAAGATAAGTTGTTTGATCGGTATTTTGTCAAATTGCAAATATATCCCTTCTACATCTGTTGCTCTTGTCGTTAAAGACATTACTAAATACGTATTTACTTCATGGTTCAAGTCTACAATCTTACCTAACTCTCGAATATACTTTTCATCTTTAAAGTTTCTTCCTGCTGTATCGACAAAGATATGATCATAGTCCCTGAACTTCTCTTTAGCACTCTGATAATCCTCTACATTATAGGCAATCTCTATTGGTACATCTAATATCTTCGAGTAAGTCTTTAATTGTTCAATTGCGGCTATCCGGTAGGTATCCGTTGTAATAAAAGCTACTTTCTTACGCTTGTTCAAGACGCAATGTGCTGCCAACTTTGCTATGGTGGTTGTTTTACCTACGCCAGTCGGGCCAACGAGGTGAATGATTTGTTTATCAAAAATCTCACCCCCGAAAGTGCCTTTATTCGCTAATCGGTGCTTTATTTCAAATGCCAGTTGCTGCCATAGCTTACTTTCTTCAGAAAATTGTGGATGACACCTTTCCTGTACGGTTTGAATGAACGAATGGACAATGTCATGATCGATTTCGTGGCTGATCATTTTGTCATACAATGGCTGCAATGCCTCAGGAAGCATTGTTTCGTTTGGTTGTGAGACATTTTGTTGCAACCATTGTTTCATTTGACGCAATTCCTGTAGGACTGCGTCATTCGATTCGTTCGTCTCTGGCTTATACTTAGACACTTGTTTAGTTAATGATGTTGATGGTGGCGACTCTTTTCTTACTGGCTTGTCCATATGGTCCACTGCAGCTAACACTTCTAGTTTTCGCTTCTTGAAGAGCCCGAGAAAACCACCTTCATGGACAACCTTCGAATTTAGGATAACAGCATCTGCACCTAATTCCTTGCGAACAACGTGCATCACTTCCGGCATTGTTGATCCTTTAAATTTTTTTACTTTCATGCTACTTTCACCACCCCGATGCTTTGAATTTCAGCAGTTGGCTCAATTTCATTATAAGAAAGGACTACAACATGTGGATAAAAACGGTCCAACAGTTGTTTAAAATACATTCGGATCGTCGGCGAGCACAATATAACTGGCATTTCTTCTTGCAAACTCATATTTTCCACATTTTCAGCAACCGAATGAACGACACGTTGCTGGGTATCTGGATCCATTGCTAAATAGCTTCCATGCTCCGTTTGCTGAATATGTTCTGCGATTAATTTTTCTACTTCACCTGATACCGTAATGACTTTCAGCTGTGGTCTCCCTTGAACAATTTCATTGGTAATTTGAGCAGATAACGATTGTCTTACATACTCTGTCAATAAATCAGTATCTGTGGTCATCTTGGCAAAATCAGCTAACGTTTCAAATATTACAGGTAAATTCTTTATGGAGACTTGTTCACGTAACAATTTCGCTAATACTTTCTGTACATCTCCGACAGATAATGGATCTGGTGTTACTTCTTCTACTAGAATCGGATTCATTTCTTTTAAATGATCGATGAGTTGCTGTGTTTCCTGTCGCCCTATTAACTGGTGGGCATAACGTTTCACTAATTCGGTAATATGAGTTGACACAACCGAT includes the following:
- the flhF gene encoding flagellar biosynthesis protein FlhF — encoded protein: MKVKKFKGSTMPEVMHVVRKELGADAVILNSKVVHEGGFLGLFKKRKLEVLAAVDHMDKPVRKESPPSTSLTKQVSKYKPETNESNDAVLQELRQMKQWLQQNVSQPNETMLPEALQPLYDKMISHEIDHDIVHSFIQTVQERCHPQFSEESKLWQQLAFEIKHRLANKGTFGGEIFDKQIIHLVGPTGVGKTTTIAKLAAHCVLNKRKKVAFITTDTYRIAAIEQLKTYSKILDVPIEIAYNVEDYQSAKEKFRDYDHIFVDTAGRNFKDEKYIRELGKIVDLNHEVNTYLVMSLTTRATDVEGIYLQFDKIPIKQLIFTKKDETSTYGSVLNMCLKYNTGVAYMTIGQDVPDDIEEMSIEKIAKLIVGE